In the genome of Streptomyces sp. NBC_00190, one region contains:
- a CDS encoding vitamin B12-dependent ribonucleotide reductase has protein sequence MTETASSSARGSRAKGTKAAKGGLRIERIHTTPGVHPYDEVSWERRDVVMTNWRDGSVNFEQRGVEFPDFWSVNAVNIVTSKYFRGAVGTPQRETGLKQLIDRIVKTYTKAGEDFDYFSSPADVEIFEHELTYALLHQIFSFNSPVWFNVGTPQPQQVSACFILAVDDSMESILDWYKEEGMIFKGGSGAGLNLSRIRSSKELLSSGGNASGPVSFMRGADASAGTIKSGGATRRAAKMVVLDVDHPDVEAFIETKVKEEEKIRALRDAGFDMDLGGDDITSVQYQNANNSVRVNDEFMTAVENGTEFGLRARMTGEVIEKVDAKALFRKLAEAAWACADPGIQYDGVINNWHTCPESGRITASNPCSEYMHLDNTSCNLASLNLMKFLNDDGKGNQSFDAERFAKVVELVITAMDISICFADFPTQKIGENTRAFRQLGIGYANLGALLMATGHAYDSDGGRTLAASITSLMTGTAYKRSAELAAIVGPYDGYARNAESHKRVMKQHADANAVAPRTEDLDNSIWAAATEAWQDVLRLGEKNGFRNSQASVLAPTGTIGLAMSCDTTGVEPDLALVKFKKLVGGGSMQIVNGTVPQALRRLGYQEEQIEAIVAHIAEHGVVVDAPGLKTEHYEVFDCAMGERSISAMGHVRMMAAIQPWISGAISKTVNMPESATVEEIEEIYFEAWKLGVKALAIYRDNCKVGQPLSAKKKEEEKVEVTAKAEDTIRAAVEKVIEYRPVRKRLPKGRPGITTSFTVGGAEGYMTANSYPDDGLGEVFLKMSKQGSTLAGMMDAFSIAVSVGLQYGVPLETYVSKFTNMRFEPAGMTDDPDVRMAQSIVDYIFRRLALDFLPFETRSALGIHTAEERQRHLETGSYEPLEDELDTESLAQSAPLAAVPSAPKPAVAPVPAPKTAHSNAELVEMQLGVSADAPLCFSCGTKMQRAGSCYICEGCGSTSGCS, from the coding sequence TCGGTGAACGCGGTCAACATCGTCACCAGCAAGTACTTCCGCGGCGCGGTCGGCACCCCGCAGCGCGAGACCGGTCTGAAGCAGCTGATCGACCGGATCGTGAAGACGTACACGAAGGCCGGCGAGGACTTCGACTACTTCTCGTCGCCCGCCGACGTGGAGATCTTCGAGCACGAGCTGACCTACGCCCTCCTGCACCAGATCTTCAGCTTCAACTCCCCGGTGTGGTTCAACGTCGGCACGCCCCAGCCGCAGCAGGTCTCCGCCTGCTTCATCCTCGCCGTCGACGACTCCATGGAGTCGATCCTCGACTGGTACAAGGAAGAGGGCATGATCTTCAAGGGCGGCTCCGGCGCCGGCCTGAACCTCTCCCGCATCCGCTCCTCCAAGGAGCTCCTCTCCTCCGGCGGCAACGCCTCCGGCCCGGTCTCCTTCATGCGCGGCGCCGACGCGTCCGCCGGAACGATCAAGTCGGGCGGCGCCACCCGCCGCGCGGCCAAGATGGTCGTCCTGGACGTGGACCACCCGGACGTCGAGGCCTTCATCGAGACCAAGGTGAAGGAAGAGGAGAAGATCCGCGCCCTGCGCGACGCGGGCTTCGACATGGACCTGGGCGGCGACGACATCACGTCCGTCCAGTACCAGAACGCCAACAACTCCGTCCGCGTGAACGACGAGTTCATGACGGCCGTCGAGAACGGCACCGAGTTCGGCCTGCGCGCCCGCATGACCGGCGAGGTCATCGAGAAGGTCGACGCCAAGGCGCTCTTCCGCAAGCTGGCCGAGGCCGCGTGGGCCTGTGCCGACCCGGGCATCCAGTACGACGGTGTGATCAACAACTGGCACACCTGCCCCGAGTCCGGCCGCATCACCGCGTCCAACCCCTGCAGCGAGTACATGCACCTGGACAACACGTCCTGCAACCTCGCCTCGCTGAACCTGATGAAGTTCCTGAACGACGACGGCAAGGGCAACCAGTCCTTCGACGCCGAGCGCTTCGCCAAGGTCGTCGAGCTCGTCATCACGGCGATGGACATCTCCATCTGCTTCGCGGACTTCCCGACGCAGAAGATCGGCGAGAACACCCGCGCCTTCCGCCAGCTGGGCATCGGCTACGCCAACCTCGGCGCCCTGCTGATGGCCACCGGCCACGCGTACGACTCGGACGGCGGCCGCACCCTCGCCGCCTCGATCACCTCGCTGATGACCGGTACCGCGTACAAGCGCTCCGCCGAGCTGGCCGCCATCGTCGGTCCGTACGACGGCTACGCCCGCAACGCCGAGTCGCACAAGCGCGTCATGAAGCAGCACGCCGATGCCAACGCCGTCGCGCCGCGCACCGAGGACCTGGACAACTCGATCTGGGCCGCGGCGACCGAGGCCTGGCAGGACGTTCTCCGCCTCGGCGAGAAGAACGGCTTCCGCAACTCCCAGGCCTCCGTCCTGGCGCCGACCGGCACCATCGGTCTCGCGATGTCCTGCGACACCACCGGTGTCGAGCCGGACCTGGCGCTGGTCAAGTTCAAGAAGCTCGTCGGCGGCGGCTCGATGCAGATCGTCAACGGCACCGTCCCGCAGGCCCTGCGTCGCCTGGGTTACCAGGAGGAGCAGATCGAGGCGATCGTCGCCCACATCGCCGAGCACGGCGTGGTCGTCGACGCCCCGGGTCTGAAGACCGAGCACTACGAGGTCTTCGACTGCGCCATGGGCGAGCGTTCCATCTCCGCGATGGGCCACGTCCGCATGATGGCCGCGATCCAGCCCTGGATCTCCGGCGCGATCTCGAAGACGGTCAACATGCCGGAGTCGGCGACCGTCGAGGAGATCGAGGAGATCTACTTCGAGGCGTGGAAGCTGGGCGTCAAGGCGCTCGCGATCTACCGCGACAACTGCAAGGTCGGCCAGCCCCTCTCCGCGAAGAAGAAGGAAGAGGAGAAGGTGGAGGTCACCGCCAAGGCGGAGGACACCATCCGCGCGGCGGTCGAGAAGGTCATCGAGTACCGCCCCGTCCGCAAGCGCCTCCCCAAGGGCCGCCCGGGGATCACCACCTCCTTCACGGTCGGTGGCGCCGAGGGCTACATGACGGCCAACTCCTACCCGGACGACGGTCTGGGCGAGGTCTTCCTGAAGATGTCCAAGCAGGGTTCGACCCTCGCGGGCATGATGGACGCCTTCTCCATCGCCGTCTCGGTCGGCCTGCAGTACGGCGTCCCGCTGGAGACGTACGTCTCGAAGTTCACGAACATGCGCTTCGAGCCGGCCGGCATGACGGATGACCCGGACGTGCGGATGGCGCAGTCGATCGTCGACTACATCTTCCGCCGCCTGGCGCTGGACTTCCTGCCCTTCGAGACCCGCTCGGCCCTCGGCATCCACACCGCCGAGGAGCGCCAGCGCCACCTGGAGACCGGCTCCTACGAGCCCCTCGAGGACGAGCTGGACACCGAGTCGCTGGCCCAGTCGGCCCCGCTGGCCGCCGTCCCGTCGGCCCCGAAGCCGGCGGTCGCCCCGGTCCCGGCTCCGAAGACGGCGCACAGCAACGCCGAACTGGTCGAGATGCAGCTGGGCGTCTCCGCCGACGCTCCGCTCTGCTTCTCCTGCGGTACGAAGATGCAGCGCGCCGGCTCCTGCTACATCTGCGAGGGCTGCGGCTCCACCAGCGGCTGCAGCTGA
- a CDS encoding arylamine N-acetyltransferase family protein: MWSGDELDLDAYLARIGIGGGGGGGELRPDLETLYAVHRAHTAAITFESLDVLLGRPVELDTKAIEDKLVHARRGGYCYEQNSLLAAALERIGFEVSGRGARNRTRGDSLTPVTHAVLVATVEGQPWLCDAGFGYQGPREPVPLGRPGGEVRQGEWTYRVREEEDDILVLCFLRGGAWRDLYAFSPQRYHPVDYLLLNHYSSTHPRSAFIGRVIVQHPGDDVRRALVGRELTRLHPDGRDERRSVGPDELLDVLDREFGLRLPERDAAELVRIHRAGD, from the coding sequence ATGTGGAGCGGTGACGAGCTGGACCTGGACGCGTATCTGGCACGGATCGGGATCGGGGGCGGGGGCGGGGGCGGGGAACTCCGTCCGGACCTGGAGACGTTGTACGCAGTACACCGCGCACACACCGCCGCCATCACCTTCGAGAGTCTGGACGTCCTGCTCGGCCGCCCCGTCGAGCTGGACACAAAGGCGATCGAGGACAAGCTCGTGCACGCCCGCCGCGGCGGCTACTGCTACGAGCAGAACTCGCTGCTGGCCGCCGCACTGGAGCGGATCGGCTTCGAGGTCTCGGGGCGAGGTGCCCGCAACCGCACCCGCGGGGACTCCCTGACACCGGTGACGCACGCCGTCCTCGTAGCCACCGTCGAGGGACAACCGTGGCTGTGCGACGCCGGGTTCGGCTACCAGGGCCCGCGTGAGCCCGTCCCGCTGGGGCGGCCCGGCGGCGAGGTGCGGCAGGGGGAGTGGACGTACCGCGTACGCGAGGAGGAGGACGACATCCTCGTGCTGTGCTTCCTGCGCGGGGGAGCCTGGCGCGACCTGTACGCGTTCTCCCCGCAGCGGTACCACCCCGTCGACTACCTCCTGCTCAACCACTACAGCTCCACCCACCCCCGCTCCGCCTTCATCGGGCGAGTCATCGTCCAGCACCCGGGCGACGACGTCCGCCGGGCGCTGGTCGGGCGCGAGCTCACCCGGCTGCACCCCGACGGGCGGGACGAGCGGCGGTCCGTCGGCCCGGACGAGCTGCTCGACGTGCTCGACCGGGAGTTCGGGCTTCGGCTGCCTGAGCGGGACGCGGCGGAACTGGTGCGGATCCACCGCGCCGGGGACTGA
- a CDS encoding YdbC family protein gives MLVKWIRCTVTDRRGFERGQRKWAGLPGEPGFRGQGGGWSRGRQGVAHVFAFWESRSFYDSFMARSHDRLAAAQHGTYTDARVTLFDHRFDVKTGFEPRFTDADVVRVAHTRVREGRVDHFALMQEKVWNPAMAGSPGMIRGLFGEAPGREFLVLSMWHAAAEHGKYRQERVERLSLRAQIQADIEALTGDVVDLEPSWTV, from the coding sequence GTGCTGGTCAAGTGGATTCGCTGCACGGTGACGGACCGACGCGGGTTCGAGCGCGGACAGCGAAAATGGGCGGGGCTGCCAGGCGAGCCGGGATTCCGGGGACAAGGCGGCGGCTGGAGCCGGGGCCGGCAGGGGGTCGCGCATGTCTTCGCGTTCTGGGAGAGCCGTTCCTTCTACGACTCTTTCATGGCCCGCAGCCACGACCGGCTCGCCGCGGCGCAGCACGGCACCTACACCGATGCGCGGGTCACGCTCTTCGACCACCGCTTCGATGTGAAGACCGGGTTCGAGCCGCGCTTCACCGACGCCGACGTCGTCCGGGTGGCGCACACCCGTGTCCGGGAAGGGCGAGTGGACCACTTCGCCCTCATGCAGGAGAAGGTGTGGAATCCGGCCATGGCCGGTTCGCCGGGCATGATCCGCGGCCTTTTCGGGGAGGCCCCGGGCCGGGAGTTCCTGGTGCTGTCGATGTGGCACGCGGCCGCGGAGCACGGCAAGTACCGGCAGGAGCGGGTCGAGCGGCTCTCCCTGCGCGCCCAGATCCAGGCCGACATCGAGGCCCTCACCGGTGACGTCGTCGACCTCGAACCCTCCTGGACGGTATGA
- a CDS encoding histidine phosphatase family protein translates to MSRPRRIVLVRHGESEGNADDSVYEREPDHALRLTRNGREQAAAVGERLRELFGDETISAYVSPYRRTLQTFRELRLDPTRVRMREEPRLREQDWGNWQDRDDVRLQKAYRDAYGHFFYRFAQGESGADVYDRVGSFLESLYRSFEAPDHPENVLLVTHGLTMRLFCMRWFHWSVAEFEALSNPGNGEFRTLVLAPDGRYRMDRPFERWTTPEPYDLDG, encoded by the coding sequence ATGTCTCGACCACGCCGCATCGTCCTTGTCCGGCACGGGGAATCCGAGGGAAACGCCGACGACTCGGTGTACGAACGGGAACCCGACCACGCGCTGCGGCTGACCAGGAACGGCCGCGAGCAGGCCGCGGCGGTCGGCGAGCGGCTGCGCGAGCTCTTCGGTGACGAGACGATCAGTGCGTACGTCTCCCCGTACCGCCGGACCCTGCAGACCTTCCGGGAGCTGCGGCTGGATCCGACGCGGGTCCGGATGCGCGAGGAGCCGAGGCTGCGCGAGCAGGACTGGGGAAACTGGCAGGACCGGGACGACGTACGGCTCCAGAAGGCGTACCGGGACGCGTACGGCCACTTCTTCTACCGCTTCGCGCAAGGGGAGTCGGGCGCCGACGTGTACGACCGTGTCGGGTCCTTCCTGGAGAGCCTCTACCGCAGCTTCGAGGCCCCGGACCACCCCGAGAACGTGCTGCTGGTGACGCACGGGCTGACCATGCGGCTGTTCTGCATGCGGTGGTTCCATTGGTCGGTGGCCGAGTTCGAGGCCCTGTCCAACCCCGGGAACGGCGAATTCCGGACGCTCGTGCTGGCACCGGACGGCCGGTACCGGATGGACCGCCCGTTTGAGCGCTGGACCACACCCGAGCCTTATGACCTGGACGGCTAG
- a CDS encoding ADP-ribosylglycohydrolase family protein: protein MTPDSTPERRYARAMSSLRGLALGDALGSQYFVPVNYPRLKRRELPAGTETWQWTDDTEMACSVVAVLAEHGRIDQDALAGSFAHHHDFDRGYGPAVNRMLRLIREGEDWRTLAAELFNGQGSWGNGAAMRIAPLGAWYADDPEQATHQAEISAYTTHQHREAVCGAMAVAAAAALAAAPAGPPKAADLLDGVIALVPRSAVGAGVRRARDMLDYGDATTVAAVLGCGRRTSAHDTVPFALWSAARSLDDYERAFWTTAQVGGDVDTTCAIVGGVLGARGDEVLPAAWLARTEALPAWLPEAATR, encoded by the coding sequence ATGACCCCTGACTCCACTCCCGAACGGCGCTACGCACGCGCCATGTCCAGCCTCCGCGGGCTGGCGCTGGGCGATGCCCTGGGCTCCCAGTACTTCGTCCCCGTGAACTACCCGCGCCTCAAGCGGCGCGAACTCCCTGCCGGCACCGAGACGTGGCAGTGGACCGACGACACCGAGATGGCCTGTTCGGTGGTGGCCGTGCTCGCCGAGCACGGTCGCATCGACCAGGACGCGCTGGCCGGCTCGTTCGCCCACCACCACGACTTCGACCGGGGCTACGGGCCCGCCGTGAACCGGATGCTCCGCCTGATCCGGGAAGGCGAGGACTGGCGCACGCTGGCCGCCGAGCTGTTCAACGGGCAGGGCTCGTGGGGCAACGGCGCCGCGATGAGGATCGCGCCGCTGGGCGCCTGGTACGCGGACGACCCCGAGCAGGCCACGCACCAGGCGGAGATCTCCGCCTACACCACCCACCAGCACCGCGAGGCCGTCTGCGGGGCCATGGCCGTCGCCGCCGCGGCCGCGCTCGCGGCGGCCCCGGCCGGACCGCCGAAGGCCGCCGACCTGCTGGACGGCGTGATCGCACTGGTGCCGCGCAGCGCCGTGGGCGCCGGAGTACGGCGGGCACGGGACATGCTCGACTACGGCGATGCGACGACGGTCGCGGCAGTACTGGGCTGTGGGCGGCGCACGAGCGCCCATGACACCGTGCCGTTCGCGCTGTGGTCGGCGGCGCGGTCGCTTGACGACTACGAGCGGGCGTTCTGGACCACCGCGCAGGTGGGCGGGGACGTCGACACGACCTGCGCGATCGTCGGCGGGGTGCTGGGCGCACGCGGTGACGAGGTGCTGCCGGCCGCGTGGCTGGCGCGTACCGAGGCCCTGCCGGCCTGGCTGCCGGAGGCCGCGACGCGATAG
- a CDS encoding DUF4153 domain-containing protein — translation MSENTDGVDDTAAGTATEGAANGTSSGGSNEASAAGDPPAGTAPTAGRPAGAAGPAGAAGPAGPGVGAPADAAAWQAWQEQQRRERAAAARAKAAAPPAWAVLVRPAQAAPIGTATLAAAGLAGLAAALLLGDGMGPGLLLAIVPAVVAAYAAARTARRTARPWTVVWAIGCLALLAVPALRDSAWPSTLAILSAVLLGALALHGSRTWPGVLLSPLGFFEAAVSGVGWAWSGLRSRSGVSKDRWLPVAKAGAVAVALLLLFGTLFASADAAFADLLGGLTPDISIGDGPLRILLFLVGALLALAAARTAAAPLRWDRIKVTPGRPRSRVEWALPLVLLNLLFAGFNAVQLAVLFGGYDKVLESTGLSYAEYARQGFWQLLWATLLTLAVIALALRWAPRDGAGDRRFVRVVLGALCALALVVVASALRRMDLYVDAYGLTRLRVSVAAMELWLGLVIVLIMAAGVFGARWLPRAVAGSVAAGVMAFGLLSPDGTVAESNVARFQADGKIDLAYFQSLSADAVPALDRLPEPRRSCALYGISAEISRAGDVPWYAMSLGEHRARQILRERPVTASYEVCSRLGAFGSRIEY, via the coding sequence ATGTCAGAGAACACCGACGGGGTGGACGACACCGCGGCCGGCACCGCAACCGAGGGCGCGGCCAACGGGACGTCGAGCGGTGGGTCCAACGAAGCGTCCGCGGCCGGAGATCCACCCGCGGGCACGGCTCCGACCGCAGGCAGACCCGCCGGAGCGGCCGGACCCGCCGGAGCGGCCGGACCTGCAGGGCCGGGCGTCGGAGCCCCGGCCGACGCCGCCGCCTGGCAGGCCTGGCAGGAGCAGCAGCGGCGCGAACGGGCCGCCGCGGCCCGCGCCAAGGCCGCCGCGCCGCCCGCGTGGGCCGTACTCGTGCGGCCCGCCCAGGCCGCCCCCATCGGGACCGCCACCCTCGCCGCGGCCGGCCTCGCGGGACTCGCCGCGGCCCTGCTCCTCGGCGACGGCATGGGCCCTGGCCTGCTGCTCGCCATCGTGCCCGCCGTCGTCGCCGCGTACGCCGCCGCCCGCACGGCCCGTCGTACGGCCCGCCCCTGGACCGTGGTCTGGGCGATAGGCTGCCTCGCACTCCTGGCCGTACCCGCCCTGCGCGACTCGGCGTGGCCGTCCACCCTCGCGATCCTCTCCGCCGTCCTGCTCGGCGCGCTGGCCCTGCACGGCAGCCGCACCTGGCCCGGAGTCCTGCTCAGCCCGCTCGGCTTCTTCGAAGCTGCCGTGTCCGGCGTCGGCTGGGCCTGGTCCGGCCTGCGCTCGCGCAGCGGCGTCAGCAAGGACCGCTGGCTGCCGGTCGCCAAGGCCGGCGCCGTGGCGGTGGCCCTCCTGCTGCTCTTCGGCACGCTGTTCGCCTCGGCCGACGCGGCGTTCGCCGATCTGCTGGGCGGGCTGACGCCCGACATCTCCATCGGGGACGGGCCCCTGCGGATCCTGCTCTTCCTCGTCGGCGCCCTCCTCGCGCTGGCCGCCGCCCGCACCGCCGCGGCCCCGCTGCGCTGGGACCGGATCAAGGTGACCCCCGGCAGGCCGAGGTCCCGCGTCGAATGGGCCCTTCCGCTCGTCCTGCTCAACCTGCTGTTCGCCGGCTTCAACGCCGTGCAGCTGGCCGTTCTGTTCGGCGGCTACGACAAGGTCCTGGAGAGCACCGGCCTCAGCTACGCCGAGTACGCCCGGCAGGGTTTCTGGCAGTTGCTCTGGGCCACCCTGCTCACTCTCGCAGTGATCGCCCTCGCGCTGCGCTGGGCCCCGCGCGACGGCGCGGGCGACCGCCGCTTCGTCCGCGTCGTCCTCGGGGCGCTGTGTGCGCTGGCCCTGGTCGTCGTCGCCTCCGCGCTGCGCCGGATGGACCTCTACGTGGACGCGTACGGCCTGACCAGGCTGCGCGTGTCGGTGGCCGCGATGGAGCTGTGGCTCGGGCTGGTCATCGTACTGATCATGGCAGCCGGGGTGTTCGGCGCGCGCTGGCTGCCGCGCGCGGTCGCGGGGAGCGTGGCGGCCGGCGTCATGGCCTTCGGCCTGCTGTCCCCGGACGGGACGGTCGCCGAGAGCAACGTGGCCCGGTTCCAGGCGGACGGCAAGATCGACCTGGCCTACTTCCAGAGCCTGTCGGCGGACGCCGTGCCGGCCCTGGACCGGCTGCCCGAGCCCCGCAGGTCCTGCGCCCTGTACGGGATCAGTGCCGAAATCTCCAGGGCGGGCGACGTCCCGTGGTACGCCATGAGCCTCGGCGAGCACCGGGCCCGCCAGATTCTGCGCGAGCGGCCGGTGACCGCGTCGTACGAGGTCTGTTCGCGCCTCGGCGCGTTCGGCAGCCGCATCGAGTACTAG
- a CDS encoding MFS transporter produces the protein MTSSQLTKPRIPGAARREGRPGVALTVIAACQLMVVLDATIVNIALPHIQTALGFSTTDLSWVLSAYTLTFGGLLLLGGRAGDILGRRRVFMAGILLFTLASLLGGFAREPWQLLAARALQGVGGAIASPTSLALITTTFPEGPERNRAFGVFAAVSAGGGAIGLLAGGMLTEWLDWRWVLFVNVPIGVLIAILAPLYISESERHPGRFDVAGALTSTGGMASLVYGFIRASEDGWRDSLTLGSFAAAVVLLALFVAIESRAAEPIIPLRMFADRNRAGTYLIMLGLAAAMFGMFFFIVQFVQNVLGFSPIQSGLGFLPVTVAIVTAAGLSQRFLPRFGPKPFMVTGTALVGTGLTWLTFIRTDSSYLAGVLGPMLLFGFGMGLNFVTLTLTAVSGVAPREAGAASGLLNASQQVGGSLGLSILVTVFGTAARTEADQQVPVFMAQARPEQLAAFNETGQLPDPWGDLVLTQGISTAFGAAVAMAGLALATALLVIRVRKSDLDALNGAAAKSGPAA, from the coding sequence GTGACAAGCTCTCAACTCACCAAACCCCGGATACCGGGCGCGGCCCGCCGGGAGGGGCGCCCCGGCGTGGCGCTCACCGTCATCGCCGCATGCCAGCTCATGGTCGTCCTCGACGCGACGATCGTGAACATCGCGCTCCCGCACATCCAGACCGCCCTCGGCTTCAGCACCACCGACCTCTCCTGGGTACTGAGCGCCTACACGCTCACCTTCGGCGGCCTGCTCCTGCTGGGCGGCCGGGCCGGCGACATCCTGGGCCGGCGCCGCGTGTTCATGGCCGGAATCCTGCTCTTCACCCTGGCCTCCCTCCTCGGCGGTTTCGCCCGGGAACCCTGGCAGCTGCTCGCAGCCCGCGCCCTCCAGGGCGTCGGTGGTGCGATCGCCTCCCCGACCTCGCTCGCCCTGATCACCACGACCTTCCCCGAGGGCCCCGAACGGAACCGGGCCTTCGGGGTGTTCGCCGCCGTCTCCGCGGGCGGCGGCGCCATCGGCCTGCTGGCCGGCGGCATGCTGACCGAGTGGCTCGACTGGCGCTGGGTGCTCTTCGTCAACGTGCCGATCGGCGTGCTGATCGCGATCCTCGCCCCGCTCTACATCAGCGAGTCCGAGCGCCACCCCGGCCGCTTCGACGTCGCCGGCGCCCTCACCTCCACCGGCGGCATGGCCTCGCTGGTCTACGGGTTCATCCGCGCCTCGGAAGACGGCTGGCGCGACTCCCTCACGCTCGGCTCGTTCGCCGCTGCCGTCGTCCTGCTCGCGCTCTTCGTCGCCATCGAGTCCCGGGCCGCCGAACCGATCATCCCGCTGCGGATGTTCGCCGACCGCAACCGAGCCGGCACGTACTTGATCATGCTCGGTCTCGCCGCGGCGATGTTCGGGATGTTCTTCTTCATCGTCCAGTTCGTGCAGAACGTTCTGGGCTTCTCCCCGATCCAGTCCGGACTCGGGTTCCTACCCGTGACCGTCGCCATCGTCACGGCCGCGGGTCTCTCCCAGCGCTTCCTGCCCCGCTTCGGCCCCAAGCCGTTCATGGTCACCGGAACCGCCCTCGTAGGCACCGGGCTCACCTGGCTGACCTTCATCCGGACCGACTCCTCGTACCTCGCCGGGGTGCTCGGGCCGATGCTGCTGTTCGGCTTCGGCATGGGGCTCAACTTCGTGACCCTCACCCTCACCGCCGTCTCCGGAGTCGCGCCGAGAGAGGCGGGCGCGGCCTCCGGACTGCTCAACGCCAGCCAGCAGGTGGGCGGTTCCCTGGGGCTGTCCATCCTGGTCACCGTCTTCGGCACGGCCGCCCGCACCGAGGCTGACCAGCAGGTCCCCGTCTTCATGGCGCAGGCTCGGCCGGAACAGCTGGCCGCCTTCAACGAGACCGGCCAGCTGCCCGATCCCTGGGGCGATCTCGTGCTCACCCAGGGCATCTCCACCGCGTTCGGCGCCGCCGTGGCGATGGCCGGTCTCGCCCTTGCCACCGCGCTGCTGGTGATCAGGGTGCGCAAGAGCGACCTGGATGCCCTCAACGGAGCCGCCGCGAAGAGCGGTCCGGCGGCCTGA
- a CDS encoding ribonuclease HII yields MPYEAPTHTVERSLRATTGAKVIAGVDEVGRGAWAGPVTVCAAITGLRRPPAGLTDSKLLTAKRRDALVDVLEAWVTAYALGHSSPEEIDELGMTAALRLAAERALEALPVRPDAVILDGKHDYLGSPWRVRTVIKGDQSCVAVAAASVIAKVRRDRMMAEIGEQGGGIEDFAFAANAGYPSPVHRAALEVRGPTPYHRLSWSYLDALPQWRHLKKVRRSEESMELENGGQLGFDF; encoded by the coding sequence ATGCCGTACGAAGCACCCACCCACACCGTCGAACGCTCCCTCCGTGCAACCACCGGCGCCAAGGTCATCGCCGGGGTCGACGAAGTCGGACGAGGGGCCTGGGCCGGTCCCGTCACCGTGTGCGCGGCGATCACCGGTCTGCGCCGGCCGCCTGCGGGCCTCACCGACTCCAAACTGCTCACCGCCAAACGGCGCGACGCCCTCGTCGACGTCCTGGAGGCCTGGGTCACCGCGTACGCCCTCGGGCACTCCTCCCCGGAGGAGATCGACGAACTGGGGATGACCGCCGCCCTGCGGCTCGCCGCGGAGCGTGCTCTGGAAGCGCTGCCGGTGCGGCCCGACGCGGTGATCCTCGACGGCAAGCACGACTATCTCGGCTCGCCCTGGCGGGTCCGTACGGTGATCAAGGGCGACCAGTCCTGCGTCGCCGTCGCGGCTGCCTCGGTCATCGCCAAGGTCCGCCGTGACCGCATGATGGCCGAGATAGGCGAACAGGGCGGTGGAATCGAGGACTTCGCTTTCGCCGCCAACGCCGGATACCCCTCACCTGTGCACCGGGCGGCGTTGGAGGTGCGGGGGCCTACCCCCTACCACCGGCTCTCGTGGTCGTACCTCGACGCGCTTCCCCAGTGGCGCCACCTCAAGAAGGTGCGCCGCAGCGAGGAGTCGATGGAGCTGGAAAACGGAGGCCAACTCGGCTTCGATTTCTGA